A window of Equus caballus isolate H_3958 breed thoroughbred chromosome 10, TB-T2T, whole genome shotgun sequence contains these coding sequences:
- the LOC111775254 gene encoding cytoplasmic tRNA 2-thiolation protein 1-like — translation MPAPQCATCHKARAALRRPRSGRALCGACFCAAFEAEVLHTVVAGRLLPPGAVVAVGASGGKDSTVLAHVLQVLAPRLGISLRLVAMDEGIGGYRDAALAAVRRQAARWELPLTVVAYADLFGGWTMDAVARSTAGSGRSRACCTFCGVLRRRALEEGARLVGATHIVMEPACRTQHPLSWALPPRSPPQHPLPSGTRPPWPDTHRTR, via the exons ATGCCAGCCCCGCAGTGCGCCACCTGCCACAAGGCGCGCGCCGCCCTCCGCCGCCCGCGCTCGGGCCGCGCGCTGTGCGGCGCCTGCTTCTGCGCCGCCTTCGAGGCCGAGGTGCTGCACACGGTGGTCGCGGGCCGCCTGCTGCCGCCTGGGGCCGTGGTGGCCGTGGGCGCCTCGGGCGGCAAGGACTCCACGGTGCTGGCGCACGTGCTGCAGGTGCTGGCGCCGCGCCTGGGCATCTCGCTGCGCCTGGTGGCCATGGACGAGGGCATCGGCGGCTACCGGGACGCGGCGCTGGCGGCCGTGCGGCGCCAGGCGGCGCGCTGGGAGCTCCCGCTCACCGTCGTGGCCTACGCAGACCTCTTCGGGGGCTGGACGATGGACGCCGTGGCCCGCAGCACGGCCGGCTCCGGCCGCAGCCGCGCCTGCTGCACCTTCTGCGGGGTGCTGCGGCGCCGGGCgctggaggagggggcgcgcCTCGTGGGAGCCACGCACATCGTGATGG agCCAGCTTGCAGGACCCAGCACCCACTATCCTGGGCTCTGCCTCCCCGTTCCCCTCCCCAACACCCACTGCCCTCAGGGACCCGGCCACCCTGGCCTGACACTCACAGGACACGTTGA
- the LOC100146165 gene encoding sialic acid-binding Ig-like lectin 11 — protein MSVCPDAPQNLTISVFWKEGPGPEALGNGSSLPVQEGQSLRLVCVTNSNPPAMLSWTRGSLRLSSSSPSNPGVLELPRVELGHHGKYVCRAQHLLGSLQASLSLFVTSAPQNLTVHVFRGNSTVPEVLGNTTSLRVQEGQSLRLVCDTDGNYSARVSWSRGSLTLIPTQPLDPGVLELTRVVLGDGGEFTCQAQHPWGSHHISVNLVVQGISCSCPHISGEQRGTWPLVLTLLRGALMGAGFLLTYGLTSTTASGAHTGHPETHL, from the exons ATGTCTGTCTGTCCAGATGCGCCCCAGAACCTGACCATCAGCGTGTTCTGGAAAGAAGGCCCAG gacCTGAAGCTCTGGGCAACGGCTCCTCTCTTCCAGTCCAGGAGGGCCAGTCCCTGCGCCTGGTCTGTGTCACCAACAGCAACCCTCCTGCCATGTTGAGCTGGACCCGGGGGAGCCTGCGCCTGAGCTCTTCCTCACCCTCGAACCCTGGGGTCCTGGAGCTGCCCCGGGTGGAGCTGGGGCACCATGGGAAATACGTCTGCCGAGCTCAGCACCTGTTGGGCTCCCTGCAAGCCTCCTTGAGCCTCTTTGTTACCA GTGCTCCACAGAACCTGACTGTCCACGTCTTCCGGGGAAACAGCACAG TCCCAGAGGTCCTGGGCAATACCACCTCCCTGCGGGTCCAGGAGGGCCAGTCTCTTCGCTTGGTCTGTGACACTGACGGCAACTACTCTGCCAGGGTGAGCTGGTCCCGGGGAAGCCTGACCCTGATCCCCACGCAGCCTTTGGATCCCGGGGTCCTGGAGCTGACCCGGGTGGTCTTAGGGGATGGAGGAGAATTCACCTGCCAGGCTCAGCACCCTTGGGGTTCCCACCACATCTCCGTGAACCTGGTTGTGCAGG GTATCTCCTGCTCCTGCCCCCACATCTCTGGGGAGCAGCGGGGCACCTGGCCTCTAGTCCTCACCCTGCTCAGGGGGGCCCTAATGGGGGCTGGCTTCCTTCTCACCTATGGCCTCACCTCTACCACTGCCTCTGGCGCCCATACAGGCCACCCTGAGACCCACCTCTAG